From bacterium, the proteins below share one genomic window:
- a CDS encoding Calx-beta domain-containing protein, protein MGFLSHRFLRVISIFFGFFLAISTAAAVVPVLVSEGTGGNSGTAPGGGTPDSKDAALSDDGNWVAFTSRAQDLSSLSEDNGIAGNLDDVYLWNRATGIIQLVSVNDAGDNSGAGTSRQPAIDSTGSLVAYQSAATDILPTGDVTTIAAQVYYFDVATGVNKLATPNFDRSDGGNGESRNPSVSADGNYIVFESDARNLLNDSNLPANQNDDANGGSDIFLYDVASDTITLVSMKAGGPTDNTANSTSSKAKISADGNFVVFVSSANNLVSGIEDATDFDEDIFLYERSSGAITMISRNSSGDDGGNGQSDNPVINATGTVVAYESFATDLVAGISDGNGSRDVFAWTAGTNTLLSVDTTGTSAGNAISINPTISADGTKIAFDSQASDLTITDNNFTTQVYLRIFPIGDLSLVSLRSDGLEGGSGGSFSPDLSSDGNYIAFTTSADDLVAGTTFAGSTDVILRNLALNLNYLMSPKIDGTGEADGASGPAQVDAAGRFVVYESEATDLLAPGVDANDAIDLFLAEQPGLLQFSSDTYDAEESDGTVTITVNRVGGAGGEVSVDYTTQDDSAAQPGDYGLAADTLTWADGEMGSKTFDISIVDDDEFESNETVDLLLQNPVGGAALGDPAAAELTIDDDDENCTNDIDDNANSDVDCQDSDCSSLPSCQEICDDSTDNDDDNDVDCDDADCDADPACIQPEICNNLDDDDGDLLVDCADTDDCSADPSCVDPSGDGDSDGVTNGTDNCPEVSNAGQEDTDGDGNGNACDILENDCDNTVTDDTDALVDCADPDCALASNCVDGDSDGTPDISDNCPAVSNPGQQDTDNDGAGNACDTVEDDCDNGTSDDTDAAADCADSDCSAAANCIDDDGDGVPNVVDNCDAVANSGQEETDGDGVGNACDTTEGACNNGFNDDTDGDIDCLDSDCSADAACTNPAGDNDGDGVANGTDNCALVSNPGQQETDGDGIGNACDSVEGDCANGVSDDTDGDVDCADSDCSASNDCQDGDGDGEVNGVDNCPAVSNPGQEDTDGDDIGNACDAEENDCSNGVSDDSDADVDCADADCSADPACQPVPTPTPSPTPQPGDIDGDGVPDGEDNCPTVINPEQVDSDGNGIGDACEAIIEPPFHDDDGDGVDGSIDNCPSAANPDQIDTDDDGLGDACDALPTVPGVPPIAGGGCQLQAVQSGSPSPGGWSLLGLGLAGALFFSNLRRRRAI, encoded by the coding sequence ATGGGATTTCTTTCTCATCGTTTTCTTAGGGTCATCTCCATATTTTTTGGTTTTTTCCTGGCGATATCGACGGCTGCCGCGGTCGTGCCGGTCTTGGTCAGCGAAGGCACCGGCGGCAATAGCGGCACCGCACCGGGCGGCGGCACCCCCGATTCGAAGGATGCGGCGCTGAGCGACGACGGCAATTGGGTCGCCTTCACCAGCCGGGCGCAGGATTTGAGCTCCCTCTCGGAGGACAATGGCATCGCCGGCAATTTGGACGATGTCTACCTCTGGAACCGAGCCACCGGGATTATCCAGCTCGTGAGCGTCAACGACGCCGGCGATAACTCCGGCGCCGGCACCTCCCGCCAGCCGGCGATCGACTCCACCGGAAGCCTGGTCGCCTATCAAAGCGCGGCCACCGACATTCTCCCGACCGGAGACGTGACGACGATTGCCGCCCAAGTTTATTATTTCGACGTCGCCACCGGCGTTAACAAGTTAGCCACGCCTAATTTCGATCGCAGCGACGGCGGCAATGGGGAGTCGCGCAATCCATCGGTCAGCGCCGACGGCAATTATATCGTCTTCGAGTCCGACGCCCGGAATCTCCTGAACGACTCCAATTTGCCGGCCAACCAGAACGACGACGCCAACGGCGGCTCCGACATCTTCCTCTATGATGTCGCCAGCGACACGATCACGCTTGTCAGCATGAAAGCCGGCGGACCCACCGACAACACGGCGAACAGCACTTCGAGCAAGGCCAAAATCAGCGCCGATGGGAATTTCGTCGTTTTCGTCAGCTCGGCGAACAATCTGGTTTCGGGCATCGAGGATGCGACCGATTTCGACGAAGATATTTTTCTCTATGAACGTTCCTCCGGCGCCATCACCATGATTAGCCGCAATAGCTCCGGCGACGACGGCGGCAACGGCCAATCGGACAATCCGGTCATCAACGCCACCGGCACGGTGGTGGCTTACGAGAGCTTCGCGACCGACTTGGTCGCCGGGATCTCCGACGGCAACGGCAGCCGCGACGTCTTCGCTTGGACCGCCGGTACCAATACCTTGCTCAGCGTCGACACCACCGGAACCAGCGCCGGCAATGCGATCTCGATCAATCCGACGATCTCGGCCGACGGCACCAAGATCGCCTTTGATAGCCAAGCCAGCGATCTGACGATCACCGACAACAATTTTACCACCCAGGTCTACTTGAGGATTTTCCCCATCGGCGACCTCAGCCTGGTCAGCCTCCGGTCGGACGGCCTCGAGGGCGGTTCGGGCGGCTCCTTCTCGCCGGATCTGAGCTCCGACGGGAATTACATCGCCTTCACCACCAGCGCCGATGATCTGGTCGCCGGAACCACCTTCGCCGGCAGCACCGACGTCATTCTCCGCAACCTGGCGCTGAACCTGAACTACCTGATGAGCCCCAAGATCGACGGGACCGGCGAGGCCGACGGGGCTTCGGGACCGGCCCAGGTCGACGCGGCCGGGCGCTTCGTCGTCTACGAAAGCGAAGCCACCGACTTGCTGGCGCCGGGGGTTGACGCCAACGACGCCATCGATCTCTTCTTGGCCGAACAGCCCGGCCTCCTCCAGTTCAGCTCCGACACCTACGATGCCGAGGAGAGCGACGGAACCGTCACGATCACCGTCAACCGCGTCGGCGGCGCCGGCGGCGAAGTGAGCGTCGACTACACGACCCAGGACGATTCCGCCGCCCAACCCGGCGACTACGGCCTGGCGGCCGACACCCTGACTTGGGCCGACGGCGAAATGGGCAGCAAGACATTCGATATCTCCATCGTTGACGACGACGAGTTCGAATCCAACGAGACAGTGGATCTGTTGCTGCAGAACCCGGTCGGCGGTGCTGCCCTCGGCGATCCGGCGGCGGCCGAGCTGACCATCGACGACGATGATGAGAATTGCACCAACGACATCGACGACAACGCCAATAGCGACGTCGACTGCCAGGACTCCGACTGCAGCTCTTTGCCGAGCTGCCAGGAGATCTGCGACGACTCGACCGACAACGACGACGATAACGATGTCGATTGCGACGATGCCGACTGCGATGCCGACCCGGCCTGCATTCAGCCCGAGATCTGCAACAACCTCGATGACGACGACGGCGACTTGTTGGTCGATTGCGCCGACACCGACGATTGCAGCGCCGATCCTTCCTGCGTCGATCCGAGCGGTGATGGCGACAGCGATGGGGTGACCAATGGGACCGACAACTGCCCCGAAGTGTCCAACGCCGGCCAGGAAGACACCGACGGCGACGGCAATGGCAATGCCTGCGACATCCTGGAGAACGATTGCGACAACACCGTGACCGACGACACCGATGCCCTCGTCGATTGCGCCGATCCGGATTGCGCCCTGGCTTCGAACTGCGTCGACGGCGACAGTGACGGGACTCCCGACATCTCCGACAATTGCCCGGCGGTCTCCAACCCCGGCCAGCAGGACACCGACAATGACGGCGCGGGCAACGCCTGCGACACCGTGGAAGACGACTGCGACAACGGCACCAGCGACGACACCGATGCCGCCGCCGATTGCGCCGACAGCGACTGCTCGGCCGCGGCCAACTGCATCGACGACGACGGCGACGGCGTGCCCAATGTGGTGGACAACTGCGATGCCGTGGCCAATTCGGGCCAGGAGGAAACCGACGGCGACGGGGTCGGCAATGCTTGCGATACGACCGAAGGCGCTTGCAACAACGGCTTCAACGACGACACCGACGGCGACATCGATTGCCTGGACAGCGATTGCTCGGCCGACGCGGCTTGCACCAATCCTGCCGGCGACAATGACGGCGATGGCGTGGCCAACGGGACCGACAACTGCGCCTTGGTTTCCAATCCCGGCCAGCAAGAGACCGACGGCGACGGTATCGGCAATGCCTGCGATTCGGTGGAGGGCGATTGCGCCAATGGGGTGAGTGACGATACCGATGGCGACGTCGATTGCGCCGACTCCGACTGCTCGGCCAGCAACGATTGCCAGGACGGTGACGGCGACGGCGAGGTCAACGGGGTCGATAACTGCCCGGCGGTTTCCAATCCCGGCCAAGAAGACACCGATGGCGACGACATCGGCAATGCTTGCGACGCCGAGGAGAACGATTGCAGCAACGGTGTGAGCGATGACAGTGACGCGGACGTCGATTGCGCCGATGCTGATTGCAGCGCCGATCCGGCCTGCCAGCCGGTGCCGACGCCGACGCCCAGTCCGACGCCGCAGCCGGGCGATATCGATGGCGACGGAGTTCCCGACGGAGAGGATAATTGTCCCACGGTGATTAATCCCGAGCAGGTCGATTCTGACGGAAACGGAATCGGCGATGCTTGCGAGGCCATCATCGAACCGCCTTTCCATGATGATGACGGCGACGGGGTCGATGGGTCCATCGACAATTGTCCGAGCGCAGCCAACCCCGACCAAATTGACACCGACGACGATGGGCTCGGCGACGCCTGCGACGCTCTCCCGACGGTTCCGGGGGTTCCCCCGATTGCCGGCGGCGGTTGCCAGCTGCAGGCCGTGCAAAGCGGAAGCCCTTCGCCGGGCGGCTGGAGCCTGCTCGGCTTGGGGTTGGCGGGGGCGTTATTCTTTAGCAACCTCCGGCGGCGCCGGGCGATATAA
- a CDS encoding glucosaminidase domain-containing protein: protein MNFRLLPSSELEPQIQPEFWELLAAGPRPFAASTVPIPPPKPPASSAQHAFFERILPYALETQAMTGIPASVTMAQAALESGWGKHAPGNNFFGIKGRGPAGSQKLWTREFSGGQWRRTLADFRRYHDPVESFLDHALVISEGRYLKHAMQHTGSAKEFVRALQSGKAKYATDPDYENKILGLISRYGLERYDMGKPHA, encoded by the coding sequence ATGAATTTTCGCCTTCTCCCCTCCTCCGAGCTCGAACCGCAAATCCAACCTGAATTTTGGGAGCTGCTCGCCGCCGGTCCTCGACCCTTCGCGGCCAGCACAGTCCCGATCCCGCCCCCAAAACCGCCGGCAAGCTCGGCGCAGCACGCTTTCTTCGAACGCATCCTGCCCTACGCCCTGGAAACGCAAGCCATGACCGGGATCCCGGCCTCGGTGACGATGGCTCAAGCGGCTCTCGAATCGGGCTGGGGCAAACATGCCCCGGGAAATAATTTCTTCGGCATCAAGGGCCGCGGACCGGCGGGGAGCCAGAAGCTTTGGACCCGTGAATTCAGCGGCGGACAGTGGCGCCGAACGCTTGCCGACTTCCGCCGCTACCACGATCCGGTGGAAAGCTTCCTCGATCACGCCCTGGTCATCTCCGAAGGCCGCTATCTGAAGCACGCAATGCAGCACACCGGCTCGGCCAAGGAGTTCGTGCGAGCCCTCCAATCGGGAAAAGCCAAATACGCCACCGATCCCGACTATGAAAATAAGATCCTGGGGTTGATTTCGCGCTACGGCTTGGAACGTTACGACATGGGAAAGCCTCATGCCTGA
- a CDS encoding M20/M25/M40 family metallo-hydrolase, whose protein sequence is MKALRHLFLDGLALLLLLPSPSPAAEPLPTLELVKKLIEIDTSNPPGKEKAAADFLRDYLASFGIDAEVLESAPGRGNLVARLRGSGEKPALLLLGHLDVVPAEAGDWQSPPFRPAVREGYLYGRGALDMKSLVALEVQAFIQAHREGKLKGDLVLALTADEEAGGKFGAQFLIDRHWEKVRADFVLNEGSVGQDRDGMHLYPIQVAEKGVAWTRLKAKGSSGHGSMPAQDNAVAFLLTAMERLTAKAPPIRKTEISAEFLRRVAGHQSFPRSFLMRHLFSPPIRWLADTVFADKIASDKVLNAMLRDTLVPTVLQAGFKTNVIPSEAVGEIDARLLPGRSPEDFLAEIRKRLEGLPVEAELLQQNPPNASPFDTPFFRAFEKAIREADDQALVLPFISPGATDSRFFREKGIVAYGLIPLLLKPSDLAGLHGKDERIPVAELERGEKILHRVVQEMLH, encoded by the coding sequence ATGAAGGCGCTGAGACACCTTTTTCTTGATGGTTTGGCGTTGCTGCTTCTCCTGCCAAGCCCCAGCCCGGCGGCCGAGCCCCTACCCACTCTGGAGCTCGTGAAAAAATTGATCGAGATCGACACCAGCAATCCGCCGGGCAAGGAAAAAGCGGCGGCCGACTTCCTCCGCGACTACTTGGCAAGCTTCGGAATCGACGCCGAGGTCCTCGAATCGGCGCCGGGACGAGGCAACTTGGTGGCCCGGCTCCGCGGCAGCGGCGAAAAGCCGGCCCTCTTGCTGCTCGGGCATCTCGACGTCGTCCCGGCCGAAGCCGGTGATTGGCAAAGCCCGCCTTTCCGGCCGGCGGTCCGCGAGGGCTATCTTTACGGCCGCGGCGCTCTCGACATGAAATCGCTGGTGGCCTTGGAGGTTCAAGCCTTCATCCAGGCCCACCGCGAGGGCAAGCTGAAGGGCGATTTGGTCTTGGCCCTGACCGCCGACGAGGAGGCCGGAGGAAAATTCGGGGCCCAATTCCTGATCGATCGTCACTGGGAAAAGGTCCGCGCCGACTTCGTGCTCAACGAAGGCAGCGTCGGACAAGACCGCGACGGCATGCATCTCTATCCGATCCAAGTGGCCGAGAAGGGCGTGGCCTGGACCCGTCTCAAAGCCAAAGGCAGCTCCGGCCACGGCTCGATGCCCGCCCAGGACAATGCGGTCGCCTTCCTGCTCACCGCCATGGAGCGCTTGACCGCCAAGGCTCCGCCGATCCGCAAGACCGAGATCAGCGCTGAATTCCTCCGGCGTGTGGCCGGCCATCAGAGCTTTCCCCGCTCCTTCCTGATGCGGCACCTCTTTTCACCGCCGATCCGCTGGCTGGCCGACACCGTCTTCGCCGACAAAATCGCCAGCGACAAGGTGCTCAACGCCATGCTGCGCGACACTTTGGTTCCCACGGTGCTTCAAGCCGGGTTCAAGACCAACGTGATCCCCAGCGAGGCGGTCGGTGAGATCGACGCCCGGCTCTTGCCCGGCCGCAGCCCCGAGGATTTCCTGGCCGAGATTCGAAAGCGGCTCGAGGGCCTGCCGGTCGAAGCTGAGCTCTTGCAACAAAATCCACCCAACGCCTCGCCCTTCGACACGCCTTTCTTCCGCGCTTTCGAGAAGGCGATCCGCGAAGCCGACGATCAAGCCCTGGTCCTTCCTTTCATCTCGCCCGGAGCAACCGACTCTCGTTTCTTTCGGGAGAAAGGCATCGTCGCTTATGGCTTGATTCCCCTCTTATTGAAACCTTCCGATTTGGCGGGGCTGCACGGGAAGGATGAAAGAATTCCGGTCGCGGAGCTGGAGCGCGGAGAAAAAATTTTGCATCGCGTGGTGCAGGAAATGCTTCATTAG